CTAGTTACTCAGGGGATATAACTACAGGAAAAGTAAAGGTAAAAAGTTGGCTTGATGAGCCCCTTGAAAATAAGCATGTTTTAATAGTTGAAGACATTGTAGATACTGGAAACACGTTAAAATATATAGTAAAATATTTAGAGATGCAAAATCCCTCCTCTTTAGAAATTACATCAATAGTTGTAAAAACAATTCACGAACATGGAATTCAAGTAAGGTTTCCTGGATTTGAAATCGGAGATAAATTTGTGGTAGGATACGGATTGGATTATAATGAAAAATATAGAAACTTACCGTACATTGGATATATTGAATAAGGAGGCAAATGTAATATGGATATTGAACAGTACGTATCGAAAGTCAGAGAAGCAGCTAAGTATATTCAAGAAAAAACCATGAAAAAACCTAGAATCGCGATTATTTTGGGTTCTGGATTAGGGAAAATTTCTCAAAATTTAGAGGATCCTCTTTTAATCCCTTATTCTGATATCCCAAACTTCCCTAGCTCCACCGCTCCCGGCCATAAAGGTGAATTAATGATAGGGAGTTTGAGTGGTAAAGATACATTACTGATGAACGGAAGATTTCATTACTACGAAGGGTACACCATGAAAGAGGTAACCTTTCCAATTCGGGTAATGCAAGAATTAGGTATAGAAACTCTCATAGTGACTAATGCGGCAGGAACGTTAAACCCCGATTTTGAAGTTGGTGTGCCTTGCATAATTACAGATCATATCAATTTTTTTGGTGACAATCCATTGATTGGACCAAATTTCGATGATTGGGGTCCTAGATTTCCTGATATGACAGAAGTTTACTCGAAATCTTTGGTGCAAGAAACCTTTAAATCCGCTAAAAAACTAAATATTAAAGTATATTCTGGTGTTTATTTGGGTTTAAGTGGTCCTACATTTGAAACACCTGCTGAAATGGCTATGATGAGAAATTTTGGTGCTGATTTGGTAGGGATGTCGACTGTACCAGAGACTATTGTTGCAAAACATGCTGGTATGGACATTTTAGGTATCAG
This DNA window, taken from Petrotoga sibirica DSM 13575, encodes the following:
- the hpt gene encoding hypoxanthine phosphoribosyltransferase produces the protein MALKVLISEEEIQKKIEDLASQIENYYKSITDEIVAVCVLKGSVNFFSDLVKKIHLNVNYNFIQVSSYSGDITTGKVKVKSWLDEPLENKHVLIVEDIVDTGNTLKYIVKYLEMQNPSSLEITSIVVKTIHEHGIQVRFPGFEIGDKFVVGYGLDYNEKYRNLPYIGYIE
- a CDS encoding purine-nucleoside phosphorylase, whose amino-acid sequence is MDIEQYVSKVREAAKYIQEKTMKKPRIAIILGSGLGKISQNLEDPLLIPYSDIPNFPSSTAPGHKGELMIGSLSGKDTLLMNGRFHYYEGYTMKEVTFPIRVMQELGIETLIVTNAAGTLNPDFEVGVPCIITDHINFFGDNPLIGPNFDDWGPRFPDMTEVYSKSLVQETFKSAKKLNIKVYSGVYLGLSGPTFETPAEMAMMRNFGADLVGMSTVPETIVAKHAGMDILGISAITDKAVPEQLKEVSAEEVLKIAEKTGQSIADIIMDLIDIF